CCTgcatttgatttttttttagaaGATTGGAAAGTCTGGATATGGTATGTGTACACATCACTACATAGTCTAAATTAATCGCTTAGGTTCGGGAAGTAGAATCATCAAGTGCTTATATACCTTGGTACAACTCAAACTTGTCCAATGGCTTGAGCTGGCCTTTGTCGACTATCGGATGGAGTTTTCCACTTCAACGTATTACTTACGTATTCGAAAGATTTAGAAGTCATGCCGTCGTTGATATATAGGTAATAGTAGCCGACGGCACAGCCCCTGGTAGTGTTATGTCTCTACGAAAAAGCCAAAGAACCCAAACGTACCCACCTCGCCCAACTCCTTGATATAAGAAGCAACCCAAGTTGCAATTGTTGCAGACCTCGATCTAGATAATTCTTTTTCTCCCGAATGAACCTTGGCAGCATGCCTCTAAAATTGTATCACAATCTGACATTCAGACACAAAAACCCTGGCATCTCAAACGCCTCGAAACTTATTGAACTAGGACTTCCCCTAACATCAATCATGTAGGTCGTGGAGTGCCGGTTCCCTCTCTACTGTCCCCGTTGACGCCGaccttcctcttcttcttcttgcgcaCGCGTGGGACGACGGCGGGCTTGTGGCCATACGCACCCAGCGCGAGCTTTGACCCGCAGGTCAGACACtctgcgcctgaaggcacctCGCAAAAGATGCTCAGGCAGACACTGCAGACGTAGCCCGTGTCGACGGCCCGCCGGTGgcagaagcaggcggcgcggAAATCGACCGACTCGGACCCTGGACTCAAGAgcaggccttggctgccgacgccgctggtgctggcAAAGCCCGTCATGAGGTAGGCGAGGATGCCGCGCGGCTCTGTGGCGGCGATGTAGGTGCCGCCCGTGATGAATGCGCCCTGCTGCAGGAACGGGGCGGCGCCACGCAGGGCGAGCACGTCGAGGGGTACGCCGGCACTCGACGCCGCAAACACGGCGTTCATGGTCGGGATGTACTGGTCGGCGCTGGAGTCGGATACGGACACGGTCAGGATGCGCGAGTGCAGCACGGTCCGGGCCGcggagccgccgccgccgttgacGCCTGCGCCGGCCGTGGAGGCCGACACGCCCGGCGCGGCGGGCTCGGCCTTGGTGGCGTCGATTCCAGTGGCCATGGCGAGCTCCTT
This DNA window, taken from Pyricularia oryzae 70-15 chromosome 6, whole genome shotgun sequence, encodes the following:
- a CDS encoding RNA polymerase II transcription factor B subunit 4; translation: MNAVDASDHYEIHSGEDTPSLLVVVIDTNPRAWALLRDVLPISKAIANILVFVNAHLALSSSHSVAVIAAHTHRAVWLYPSPPKPPVRDANDVEMTDADAGKDKKQPATSSANKLPQFAHIESTLLSSLHDLIQSTTKAELASTTTTLISGGLSLALAHINKTKELAMATGIDATKAEPAAPGVSASTAGAGVNGGGGSAARTVLHSRILTVSVSDSSADQYIPTMNAVFAASSAGVPLDVLALRGAAPFLQQGAFITGGTYIAATEPRGILAYLMTGFASTSGVGSQGLLLSPGSESVDFRAACFCHRRAVDTGYVCSVCLSIFCEVPSGAECLTCGSKLALGAYGHKPAVVPRVRKKKKRKVGVNGDSREGTGTPRPT